One region of Polynucleobacter sp. MWH-Aus1W21 genomic DNA includes:
- the orn gene encoding oligoribonuclease, producing the protein MSEQTNTTATQVAKAAPANEHLIWVDMEMSGLNPETERILEIAIIVTDAHLNTIATAPVWVVHQEDAVLDAMDAWNKGTHGRSGLIDKVKASTLDEATVEAECIEFLKKYIKAGIAPMCGNTIGQDRRFMAKYMPKLEAYFHYRNIDVSTLKELCKRWHPELVKGFTKNQAHTALADIEESIEELKYYREKFIVPLP; encoded by the coding sequence ATGAGCGAGCAAACTAACACAACAGCAACACAGGTTGCTAAAGCGGCACCAGCTAATGAACACCTTATTTGGGTGGATATGGAGATGTCGGGTTTAAACCCCGAAACCGAGCGGATTTTGGAGATTGCCATCATCGTTACGGATGCCCATCTGAATACTATTGCCACGGCACCTGTTTGGGTGGTACATCAAGAAGATGCAGTTTTGGATGCAATGGATGCCTGGAATAAGGGCACTCATGGGCGTTCAGGCTTGATCGATAAAGTGAAGGCATCCACTTTGGACGAAGCTACTGTCGAGGCTGAATGTATTGAGTTTTTGAAAAAATATATTAAGGCAGGTATTGCGCCGATGTGCGGGAATACGATTGGTCAAGACAGGCGTTTTATGGCTAAGTACATGCCAAAGTTAGAGGCTTACTTTCATTACCGAAATATTGATGTATCTACATTAAAAGAGCTATGCAAACGTTGGCACCCCGAGTTAGTCAAAGGCTTTACCAAGAACCAGGCACACACAGCCTTGGCTGATATCGAGGAGTCTATTGAAGAGCTTAAGTACTACCGTGAAAAATTTATCGTACCCTTGCCGTAG
- the mog gene encoding molybdopterin adenylyltransferase, translating to MKHTEALKRNSPNEVRIGLISISDRASKGVYQDEGIPALQAWLMKAISNPCAFHERLIADESEIITETIVELVDELGCDLVLTTGGTGPSRRDVTPEATRDAGTREMPGFGEQMRQISLNFVPTAILSRQTAVLREVDGHAALIINLPGQPKAIAETLEGLKDENGKSIVPGIFAAVPYCIDLIGGPYIETDEAVIKVFRPKSAIKK from the coding sequence ATGAAGCATACCGAAGCCCTAAAACGAAATAGCCCAAATGAGGTCAGAATTGGCCTCATTTCCATCTCGGATCGCGCCAGTAAAGGCGTTTATCAAGACGAAGGCATCCCAGCACTGCAGGCTTGGCTCATGAAGGCCATCAGCAATCCCTGCGCCTTTCATGAACGCTTAATTGCCGATGAATCTGAAATCATTACCGAAACTATCGTTGAGCTGGTGGATGAGCTGGGCTGCGATCTGGTCCTCACTACGGGCGGCACAGGCCCCTCAAGAAGAGATGTCACCCCTGAGGCTACCCGCGATGCCGGAACCCGTGAAATGCCGGGTTTTGGCGAACAAATGCGTCAAATTAGCTTGAACTTTGTACCCACCGCGATTCTGTCCAGACAAACCGCCGTCCTGAGAGAGGTCGATGGCCATGCTGCACTAATCATCAACCTTCCAGGACAACCCAAAGCCATTGCGGAAACCCTTGAAGGCCTCAAAGATGAAAATGGAAAATCAATTGTTCCCGGCATCTTTGCTGCCGTACCCTACTGCATCGATTTAATTGGTGGTCCATATATCGAAACTGATGAAGCGGTAATTAAGGTCTTCAGACCCAAGAGCGCGATTAAAAAGTAA